AGGGATAGTGACTTGTTCCAGGTCAAGTGAGTTGTCAGCTGGGACTGGAATCCAGGGTCCTCAGTCCCAGGCCGGGCCTCTGTATCTGGACTAGGGTGACGTCCCCCAAATCCTGCCTGGCCTGGAGGCTGAATGGAGCAAGCAGGCAAGGTAcctcctccacctgccaggcAAGTGGCAGAGGCACCCCGGGGCCTGCACCCCTGGCACCACCTGGGGCAGCTAAGAGCCAACTCACATTGCAGCTATAGCAGATGTCCCCACCAGCACACACCATGGTCTCTTTCACGCTCGAGCCCCACCAGTCCGACTGGGAGCAGTGCTCATAGTCCACCACGGGCAGCAGGGCCTGCTGCAGCTTGTTGGAGAGTGGCCCGTTGGCTGCGGGTGTAGAAAGCACTAAGCGGGGCATCTGGGGGTGCAGGGGTAGGAGCCCCAGAGAAAGGGGGCATTCAAGGCACACAGCTCTTTTATCCTTCTGCCAGCTACATGGTCCTGCATGCTGTGGGCACCATTACAtcccagtccctggcacaggGGCACTAAAGAATGTCTAATAGAACATGGTGTGTAGGAGGATGGAAGAGAAGTTTGCAGCTGGAGAGAAATGGCAGAAATGTTACCAGAACCAGTCCTAGTGTGACCTTCCACCCCAGCCACCTGGCCCTGTCTTTTTGCCGCTGTCCCTGGGGCCAGCTAGAGGGTCAGTACGTACTATAGAGACGGCCCCAGCCAGTGATGTAGCAGGGCTCCTCGTTGGGCAGGATGTCCCCAGCGGCAGGGAGGTAGGCAACCTGGATGGCGTGTCCCAGCTGGGCACTTTGCGAGAGCTTGATGAGGGCGATGTCATTgctggggaggaaagaagagtCTTGGGGCCTGGTCCTCCAGCTGGCCCAAGTCCAAGTCCCCCTTCCAGCCTTTGCTCCAGGCTGTTCCACCTCTGGGATGCTCCTGAGGCTGCTTTGCCCTCCCAACCCATTTTCCTTTTAAGGGATGGGTGGGGGGCTCCCTGTGTTGTCCACGCtgatcccaaactcctggccttaagcaatcctcccaccttggcctcccagagtgctgggatcacaggcgtgagcccctgcccccagccgaAGCCTCCACCGCTACAGCACCTGGTGCTTCCAAGCAGTCTCCCATCCAGGGACTgcccaggcccgaccctgcttagcgaGATCAGACGAGACTGGGCACCTTCAGGGTGGCGTGGCTGTAGATCAAGTCCATCCCTAAGGCTGCACAACTTCAAGAAGCTCTCCCGGCCCCTTCATTCATGCTGACCCTTGACCTTCAAAATTGTCCTCTGCTTATACCCCCGTGGGACACACAGTATcacaatcacctggagggcttgctaaacacagattgctgggccctacCCTAGAGCTTCGGATGCAGTGGGTGTCGGCCAAGGCCCCAGAATTCACATTTCTAttcagttcccaggtgatgctggtacTGTGGGGCcaggggccacactttgagaatcactgctgcCCTCATCTGCCACCTTGTCACTCAAGCCATTTCACCTGGGTctcacttttctctctccttccccaggagCCCTGTGGAGGTAGGTCAGCGTCTCGGTCATTCCCACTACTGTGCATTTTCAGGGGTTTTGAACCCTTCTTTGATCCACTCACCAAAACTGATGAGTTGCTCAGACTTACAATTTTGCATACAATTGTCTTAAGATTGTCTCCTTGACCTTCACAACCACCCAGGAAGCCCTGGTTCATGGTCACCTTTGACAAAgggcaaaagtgagaccctgagAAAGCCAGTGACTTGCCCAGGCCACAAGAGAGTTAGTGCTGGAGCCTGACTCTCGGGCCAGTACTCCTCCACGCACTGCACAAACTGGCTGTTGAATGGAGGAGCCCTGGGACCTGGGGGAAGGGTGTCAGAGGAGTGTTGGGCTCTGAAGCCAACTAGGGAAGTGGCCTTGGGGGAGTTCTTGGCCTTCCCTGGGCCCTGTTGTCCCCTCTGGGGGGAGACAGGTTTGGTGTCAAAggtcctttttttatttttgacacagaatgttgctctgttgcctaggctagagtgcagtttcatcagcctagctcacagcaacctttaactcctgggctcaagtgatcctcctgcctcagcctcccaaatagctgggactatgggtccATGTTACGaggcttggctaattttttctatttttaggagagatgaggtcttgctcttgctcagtctggtctcaaactcctgacctcaagccatcctcctgccttggcctcccagagtgctagcattaaaggcttgagccaccacactcagcctagTGTCAACAGTCCTTAAAGGCTCTGCTGGCTCCAGCCCGCAGCATGTGGGACCAGGACACAGGCTGCTGGACCCGGCCCTGCTGTCCCTAGGAGCCTCCTCAGATTCGGCTGTGGGTCACGGGGGGACAGGTAGAGGAGCCCTGGTTCAAGGGCTGGATATTCACTCACCCACAGCTCACGCAGTTGGAGTTCCACTTGGGGTGCACGAAGAGGTCGTCAGAGTTGATGGGGATCACCTGCTCCGAGCCCTCCTCCACAGACCGGTCATACTCGCCCAGCACCACCCGGTAGGTCTGAGAGCTCCTGCCAGTGGAGGGGAGGTCAGTCTGGGCTAACCTCCCTCAGCCCTGTAGTCACCCCCTGTCCCCGGCTGCCTGGCTCTCATGCGGGGACGGGGCAAGTGAGAGAACTCACGAGATGCAGTGACCTGCTGTCATAACCCAGTCCTCGGCGATGAGGGTGCCGCCACAGGTGTGGTAGAAGGCTCCGTTACTCTCATACTGCAGGGAGACCTGGTGGCCGAGCAGTAGAGAGCCTGAGTGGTCTGGACCCCACGGCGGTataggttgtgcactgcacaactctaGTGGGTGCCATTCACACAGAATACAGTAGCCCCCCCTGCGATGTGTAGGGCACAACCTACACAACTGCCTGGGGTGGCCCTGTCATTTTTCCACTGGAATCACATCCTGATGCTCCAAAGCTTCCACACCCCAAACCCATGACCTCCCAGGGGATCCCACATTCTCTGCCCTCTAGGGCACCCCCAAACCTGTCTCTTGAGAGCCCCCCAAGGCCCTCTGTGCTGTCAGGCCCCCATTCTTCCAGACCTCAGATCTTCCCAGGGCTCTCGGGCCTCTGAAGCAGCACAGCTCACCCGAGTGCTTTGCCTCTCTTCCCATTCCCTACACCTGCTCATGCTCAAAACCTCCCTCTAAGCCGGggctggcaaactatggccctgGGCCAGATCTGCCTTGGGGTCTGTTTTAGCACATAAAGATATACTGGAACATACTCACCCTGGTTATTCCTGTAtagcctatggctgctttcaggcTACAATGGTGGAGCTAGATCATTGCTATGGAAACCTGATGGCCGGCATCATCGAAAATATTTACTCTCCGGTCCTTTACAGAACCAGCTCGCTGGCCCTCTCCAATGGAACTCTCTGTGATTATGGAAATGCCCTATGTCTTTGCTGTCctatatggcagccactagccacatgtgcctATTGATCATGTGAAATACGGCTAGCACGGAGGAATTGgctttttaacattatttaatttaaagtaatttaaatttaattagccacatgtggctagtggctactgtgtgACAGCATAGCAAGTCTAGCCCTCTGCGCTTCCCTCCACTGGCCTCTGCAAAGCCCTAATCCCTTACTGCTGTCAGCCCCTATAGCTCTGTTATATAATTCAAGGGATCTAGAAATGAGTCCCTGAATACCCCCCTTCCTAAACACGGTGCCTGAAATTCCACTATTGTGCCAAGCCCTTGAATTATGCATCATCCTCACCCTAGATGCCActattacttctatttttttacagatagtgtctcactctgttacctgggctagagttcggtggtgccatcatagctcactgcaacctcaaactccagggctcaagtgatcctcctgcctcagcctccaaagtagctgggactacaggagtgcatgagccaccacatccagctaattttaaaattttatggagacaaggtcttgccacactgccggtcttgaactcctggccccaagctattctcctgcctcagcctcccaaattgcagggattacagacatgagccaccacatgcATCCCCAGGTTCCACCTTTAACTTGCAAACAGCCCAGTGAGGACCACAGATGGAAGGGGCAAAACCTCCATGAGGAGAAGCTTGTCCAGGGGTTTCCTGGCTTTTGGAAGCTGAAGTGGATATTGCAAAGGCAGCAATGGCATCAAGACCAGACCC
Above is a window of Lemur catta isolate mLemCat1 chromosome 3, mLemCat1.pri, whole genome shotgun sequence DNA encoding:
- the LOC123635872 gene encoding proproteinase E-like — protein: MFWLLSSLLFVALASGHVQTAYKPGSRVVNCEDAVPYSWPWQVSLQYESNGAFYHTCGGTLIAEDWVMTAGHCISSSQTYRVVLGEYDRSVEEGSEQVIPINSDDLFVHPKWNSNCVSCGNDIALIKLSQSAQLGHAIQVAYLPAAGDILPNEEPCYITGWGRLYTNGPLSNKLQQALLPVVDYEHCSQSDWWGSSVKETMVCAGGDICYSCNGDSGGPLNCPATDGTWKVHGVTSFVSSRGCNTLKKPTVFTRVSAFIDWIEETIASH